In Rhodobacter xanthinilyticus, a single window of DNA contains:
- a CDS encoding beta strand repeat-containing protein, whose translation MHDGEDLQIVLVDGRTITLAGFFDAPAGVENRLFISADGEITPVTLEETGDGVIFAEYGAPELLGKWSLNDQLAFYEGEDLLAGAVDDDTTGMAAFAPAVLGGLGTAGVAAGAGLVGLGLLAGGGDDTTRTDPTDGGGGDGGGDGGGDGDGDGDGDGDGDGDGDGDGDGGGDGGGDGGGDGGGDGDGGGDGGGDGGGDGDGDGDGDGGGDGDGDGDGGGDGGGDGDGDGDGGGDGDGDGDGDGDGDGDGDGDGDGDGDGDGDGDGDGDGDGDGDGDGDGDGDGGPIVPTVNNPDAHDTLTTNTENPSATVSGTGEAGSTVVVLLGGQTAETTVGADGTWEVSFEGTTLPADGDYTSTVFVTAPDGTLYELDGPDFLIDMTPPPVAITEGAESTGDIENLEEYQDGITVAGSGEPGAAVTVEVSGESQSTTVAADGSWSVTFTTDQLPPGEYSAEMTVTSTDVNGNVTTITDTLIVDTVPNAIDFDTVAGDNVVNAVEIAGNVVVSGTSIPGAVLAVTLEGVTHQATVDTDGTWSVSYAPGELPSGSYATTITATTIDPAENASSASYAITIDTEAQVAFDLTPVTADGVVNAAEAASGFTLTGTSEPGSSVLVTLGGATVTATVAANGTWSADFSGTGLTTGSYTATVSATDIYGNTASATRDVVVDSETSVAFNATQAGDNKISGAEAQAGVVLSGTAEAGASVAVTFEGTTHTVTAGTDGAWSATFTAAEVPAGTYSSTATVVATDLAGNTATASHVVAVDTEVTDLTHATATPNAIKADGVVNAAEAAGGLVVTGTVEAGSSVMVQIGNGAAVAAKVAADGSWSATIPAAQLPANEVSNVALKVTATDALGNTATQSSTVNFDTVVTNFVPSATVSGDDVVNAQEAAQGFVLTGTVEPGATVVVTLASGATGTATAGANGQWAVTFHGGDLTGTAGTMTYSVNATDLYGNTASATGDFSYDLVAPDSPDIIAFTRDTGALLGIRTDVGEGAYEISAVAANGTVDAIEESHYINSNAGYGAYDFYETVPNGSYLVVSDTDGAGNETSTLLVVDNTAAVTVDLERTGLTEFDFGTIDLSFAPQAQLTITEAQLIELTGPDNTLIIQGDAADHVTAIGAQDSGLDTVIGGHTYSVYTLGDDGASLVIDDLITTQTI comes from the coding sequence GTGCATGACGGCGAGGATCTTCAGATCGTGCTCGTCGATGGTCGGACGATCACGCTTGCGGGCTTTTTTGACGCGCCCGCCGGGGTTGAGAACCGGCTGTTCATCTCGGCCGACGGGGAAATCACGCCGGTGACCCTCGAAGAGACCGGCGACGGGGTGATTTTCGCGGAATATGGCGCCCCGGAGCTTCTGGGAAAATGGAGCCTGAACGATCAGCTGGCCTTCTATGAGGGCGAGGATCTGCTGGCGGGCGCGGTGGATGACGACACGACCGGGATGGCCGCCTTTGCGCCGGCGGTTCTGGGCGGGCTCGGCACGGCCGGGGTCGCGGCGGGGGCGGGGCTTGTCGGCCTCGGGCTGCTGGCGGGCGGCGGCGATGATACCACGCGCACCGATCCGACCGATGGCGGCGGCGGCGATGGCGGCGGCGATGGCGGCGGCGATGGCGACGGCGACGGCGATGGCGACGGCGATGGCGACGGCGATGGCGACGGCGACGGCGATGGCGGCGGTGATGGCGGCGGCGATGGCGGCGGCGATGGCGGCGGCGATGGCGACGGCGGCGGCGACGGCGGCGGCGACGGCGGCGGCGACGGCGATGGCGACGGTGACGGCGATGGCGGCGGCGATGGCGACGGCGACGGCGATGGCGGCGGCGATGGCGGCGGCGATGGCGACGGTGACGGCGATGGCGGCGGCGATGGCGATGGCGATGGCGATGGCGATGGCGATGGCGATGGCGATGGCGATGGCGATGGCGATGGCGATGGCGATGGCGATGGCGATGGCGATGGCGATGGCGATGGCGATGGCGATGGCGATGGCGATGGCGATGGTGATGGCGATGGTGGCCCCATCGTGCCGACTGTCAACAACCCCGATGCCCATGACACCCTGACCACCAACACCGAAAACCCGAGCGCGACGGTCTCGGGCACCGGCGAGGCGGGGTCGACCGTTGTCGTGCTGCTTGGCGGCCAGACGGCCGAGACCACGGTCGGCGCGGACGGCACCTGGGAGGTCTCCTTCGAGGGCACCACCCTGCCCGCCGACGGCGATTATACCTCGACGGTCTTCGTGACCGCGCCCGATGGCACGCTCTATGAGCTCGACGGGCCGGATTTCCTGATCGACATGACGCCGCCGCCGGTGGCGATCACCGAGGGCGCGGAATCGACCGGCGACATCGAAAACCTTGAGGAATATCAAGACGGTATCACCGTGGCCGGCTCGGGCGAGCCGGGCGCTGCGGTTACCGTCGAGGTCTCGGGCGAGAGCCAGTCGACCACGGTTGCGGCCGATGGCAGCTGGAGCGTGACCTTCACCACCGATCAGCTCCCGCCGGGCGAATACAGCGCCGAGATGACCGTCACCTCGACCGATGTGAACGGCAATGTGACCACGATCACCGATACGCTGATCGTCGACACCGTGCCGAACGCGATCGATTTCGACACGGTTGCGGGCGATAATGTCGTCAACGCGGTCGAGATCGCGGGCAATGTCGTGGTTTCGGGCACCTCGATCCCGGGCGCGGTTCTGGCGGTGACGCTCGAGGGCGTGACCCATCAGGCGACGGTGGATACCGATGGCACCTGGTCGGTGAGCTATGCGCCGGGCGAGCTGCCCTCGGGGAGCTATGCCACGACGATCACCGCGACCACGATCGACCCGGCCGAGAACGCCTCGAGCGCGAGCTATGCGATCACCATCGACACCGAGGCGCAGGTTGCCTTCGACCTCACCCCGGTGACGGCGGACGGGGTCGTGAACGCCGCCGAGGCGGCCTCGGGCTTCACGCTGACCGGCACCTCGGAGCCCGGTTCGAGCGTTCTGGTGACGCTGGGCGGGGCGACGGTGACGGCCACGGTCGCCGCGAACGGCACCTGGAGCGCGGATTTCTCGGGCACCGGCCTGACCACCGGCAGCTATACCGCGACGGTTTCGGCCACCGATATCTATGGTAACACCGCCAGCGCGACCCGAGATGTTGTGGTCGACAGCGAAACCTCGGTGGCCTTCAACGCCACCCAGGCCGGCGATAACAAGATCAGCGGCGCCGAGGCGCAGGCCGGCGTGGTGCTCAGCGGCACCGCCGAGGCGGGCGCGAGCGTGGCGGTGACCTTCGAGGGCACGACCCATACCGTGACCGCGGGCACCGATGGCGCCTGGAGCGCGACCTTCACCGCCGCCGAGGTGCCCGCGGGCACCTACAGCTCCACGGCGACGGTGGTGGCGACCGATCTGGCGGGCAACACCGCCACCGCGAGCCATGTGGTCGCCGTCGATACCGAGGTCACCGACCTCACCCACGCCACCGCGACGCCGAACGCGATCAAGGCCGATGGCGTGGTCAACGCGGCGGAGGCGGCGGGCGGGCTTGTCGTGACGGGCACCGTCGAGGCGGGCTCGAGCGTGATGGTCCAGATCGGCAACGGCGCGGCGGTGGCGGCGAAGGTGGCGGCCGATGGCAGCTGGAGCGCGACGATCCCGGCGGCGCAATTGCCCGCGAACGAGGTCTCGAACGTCGCGCTCAAGGTCACCGCGACGGACGCGCTCGGCAATACAGCGACGCAATCGAGCACCGTCAATTTCGACACGGTGGTGACCAATTTCGTGCCCTCCGCCACGGTTTCGGGCGATGATGTGGTCAACGCGCAGGAAGCGGCGCAGGGCTTTGTGCTGACCGGCACGGTCGAGCCCGGCGCGACCGTGGTCGTGACGCTCGCAAGCGGCGCGACCGGCACGGCGACGGCGGGGGCGAACGGCCAATGGGCGGTGACCTTCCACGGCGGCGACCTGACCGGCACCGCCGGCACGATGACCTATTCGGTCAACGCCACCGACCTTTACGGCAACACGGCCTCGGCCACGGGCGATTTCTCCTATGATCTCGTCGCGCCCGACTCGCCCGATATCATCGCCTTCACCCGCGATACCGGGGCGCTTCTGGGGATCCGCACCGATGTCGGCGAGGGGGCCTATGAGATTTCGGCGGTCGCCGCGAACGGCACGGTCGATGCGATCGAGGAGAGCCATTACATCAACTCGAACGCGGGCTACGGCGCCTATGACTTCTACGAGACGGTGCCGAATGGCTCCTATCTCGTCGTCTCGGATACCGATGGCGCCGGCAACGAGACCTCGACGCTTCTGGTGGTGGACAACACCGCCGCGGTGACGGTCGATCTCGAGCGCACCGGGCTGACCGAGTTCGATTTCGGCACGATCGACCTGAGCTTCGCCCCGCAGGCGCAGCTCACGATCACCGAGGCGCAGCTCATCGAGCTGACCGGGCCGGATAATACCCTGATCATTCAGGGGGATGCGGCGGATCATGTGACCGCGATCGGGGCGCAGGACAGCGGGCTCGATACGGTGATCGGCGGCCATACCTACAGCGTCTACACGCTGGGCGATGACGGGGCGAGCCTGGTCATCGACGATCTGATCACCACCCAGACGATCTGA
- a CDS encoding NUDIX hydrolase, with the protein MIRRFGEAIVRERAYKRRPGVYAVLVRGGEVLVTHQARPVPEYQLPGGGIDPGEHPIAALHREVYEETGWRIAPPQRIGAYRRFTYMPEYDIWAEKLCTIYVARPVLRLGPPSEPGHSAVWMAPAEAAELLGNAGDRAYLAWVFSGK; encoded by the coding sequence ATGATCCGCAGATTTGGCGAGGCGATTGTGCGTGAGCGCGCCTATAAGCGGCGGCCCGGGGTCTATGCCGTGCTGGTGCGCGGCGGCGAGGTGCTCGTCACCCATCAGGCGCGGCCGGTGCCGGAATATCAGCTGCCCGGCGGCGGGATCGACCCGGGCGAGCACCCGATCGCGGCGCTGCATCGCGAGGTTTACGAGGAGACCGGCTGGCGGATCGCGCCGCCGCAGCGGATCGGCGCCTATCGGCGCTTCACCTATATGCCCGAATACGACATTTGGGCCGAGAAGCTCTGCACGATCTACGTCGCGCGGCCGGTGCTGCGGCTCGGGCCGCCGAGCGAGCCGGGGCACAGCGCGGTCTGGATGGCGCCGGCGGAGGCGGCCGAGCTTTTGGGCAACGCGGGCGACCGCGCCTACCTCGCTTGGGTTTTCTCTGGCAAATAG
- the hslO gene encoding Hsp33 family molecular chaperone HslO: MTTLSQIAWDDTVLPFQLDRSDVRGRVARLDGVLEKVLAQHNYPPIVEALVAEVALLTALIGQTIKLRWKLSLQIRGKGPIRILATDYYGPTDDGQPARIRGWASFDAERLDPEADPFSQIGEGYFAILIDQGEGTLPYQGITPLAGGSLSACAETYFAQSEQLPTRFALSYGRTTLPGQPERWRAGGVMIQVMPKASPFAAKEGSGEAGLLQHGDILEGDEEENWGRVNHLLGTVEELELIGPTVQPTELLVRLFHEEAPRVFDPQRVEFGCTCSEDRVRGTLSIYSAKDIGHMTTEDGKVTADCQFCGAHYEFDPKSLGFEAVVNPDGSAREPADE, encoded by the coding sequence ATGACCACGCTTTCGCAAATCGCCTGGGACGATACCGTCCTGCCGTTTCAGCTCGACCGCTCCGATGTGCGCGGCCGCGTTGCCCGGCTCGACGGCGTTCTGGAGAAAGTCCTCGCCCAACATAACTACCCGCCGATCGTCGAGGCGCTGGTGGCGGAGGTGGCGCTGCTCACCGCGCTGATCGGCCAGACGATCAAGCTGCGCTGGAAGCTCTCGCTGCAGATCCGCGGCAAGGGGCCGATCCGCATCCTCGCGACCGATTATTACGGCCCGACCGACGACGGCCAACCCGCCCGCATCCGCGGCTGGGCGAGCTTCGACGCCGAGCGGCTCGACCCGGAGGCCGATCCGTTCAGCCAGATCGGCGAGGGCTATTTCGCGATCCTGATCGATCAGGGCGAGGGGACGCTGCCCTATCAAGGCATCACGCCGCTCGCCGGAGGCTCGCTTTCCGCCTGTGCAGAGACGTATTTCGCCCAATCCGAGCAGCTTCCGACCCGCTTTGCCCTCTCCTACGGGCGCACCACCTTGCCCGGCCAGCCGGAGCGCTGGCGCGCCGGTGGCGTGATGATCCAGGTGATGCCGAAGGCTTCGCCCTTCGCCGCCAAGGAGGGGTCGGGCGAGGCCGGGCTCTTGCAGCATGGCGATATCCTCGAGGGCGATGAGGAGGAAAACTGGGGCCGGGTGAACCACCTGCTCGGCACCGTCGAGGAGCTCGAGCTGATCGGCCCGACCGTGCAGCCCACCGAGCTGCTCGTCCGCCTCTTCCATGAGGAAGCGCCGCGCGTGTTTGACCCGCAGCGGGTCGAATTCGGCTGCACCTGCTCGGAGGACCGGGTGCGCGGCACGCTCTCGATCTACTCGGCCAAGGATATCGGCCATATGACCACCGAAGATGGCAAGGTCACCGCCGATTGCCAGTTCTGCGGCGCGCATTACGAGTTCGACCCGAAGAGCCTCGGCTTCGAGGCGGTGGTGAACCCCGACGGCAGCGCCAGGGAGCCCGCCGATGAGTGA
- a CDS encoding CoA pyrophosphatase: protein MSDPLAPVLAALARPGRPSSDYDLNPEITLQQGRKLRPAAVLVAFEAAPEGVRLYLTKRASHLKHHPGQIAFPGGKLDPEDASLEAAAVREAREEIGLPSEAVAVLGRLEPHETVTGFLVTPILARVITHFTPRPEAGEVEEVFTVPLGHIAPENFRVERRRWQRVWRKYYVAPYGPYYIWGATARMLRALSDRMTP from the coding sequence ATGAGTGACCCGCTTGCCCCGGTTCTGGCCGCTCTGGCCCGTCCGGGGCGGCCCTCGTCGGATTACGACCTGAACCCTGAAATTACGCTGCAACAGGGTCGAAAATTGCGCCCTGCGGCGGTGTTGGTGGCCTTTGAAGCCGCGCCCGAAGGGGTGCGGCTTTACCTCACCAAACGCGCCTCCCATCTCAAGCATCATCCCGGCCAGATCGCCTTCCCGGGCGGCAAACTGGACCCCGAGGACGCGAGCCTCGAGGCCGCCGCCGTGCGCGAGGCGCGCGAGGAAATCGGCCTGCCCTCCGAAGCGGTCGCGGTTCTCGGCCGTCTCGAGCCGCATGAAACCGTGACCGGCTTTCTCGTCACGCCCATTCTCGCGCGTGTGATCACACACTTCACCCCGCGCCCCGAGGCCGGCGAGGTCGAAGAGGTCTTCACCGTGCCGCTCGGCCATATCGCGCCCGAAAACTTCCGGGTTGAGCGGCGGCGTTGGCAGAGAGTTTGGCGTAAATATTACGTCGCGCCTTATGGGCCCTACTATATCTGGGGGGCGACGGCCCGCATGCTCCGGGCGCTGAGTGATCGGATGACGCCATGA
- a CDS encoding CCA tRNA nucleotidyltransferase codes for MKLRGDWVQAGHVQRVLRMLEAGGHQAYLVGGCVRNDLIGAPVSDMDIATDALPERVITLAQNAGLKVIPTGIEHGTVTVVADHEPHEITTFRRDIETNGRHATVAFSSDIAEDAARRDFTMNALYARADGSVLDPLGEGLDDLAARRLRFVGAPEARIQEDYLRILRFFRFTAWYADPAQGPDAEGLAACAANCAGIETLSRERVGHEMRKLLAARDPAPAVAAMQAAGVLARVLPGAEARGLAPLVHLEADLAPDFLRRLAILGGIEPSEALRLSKSETRALAQIHAALEAGLPLAQSAYRFGPQAARDAALILSASLGQEMAAGWQAAIARGAAARLPVTAADLMPALSGPALGGALKEIEARWLASDFTLSREALLARFS; via the coding sequence ATGAAACTGCGCGGCGACTGGGTTCAGGCGGGGCATGTCCAACGTGTCTTGCGGATGCTCGAGGCGGGCGGGCATCAGGCCTATCTGGTGGGCGGCTGCGTGCGCAATGACCTGATCGGGGCGCCGGTGAGCGATATGGATATCGCGACGGATGCCCTGCCGGAACGTGTGATCACATTGGCGCAGAACGCCGGTCTCAAGGTCATCCCGACCGGGATCGAGCACGGCACCGTGACCGTCGTCGCGGATCACGAACCGCATGAAATTACCACGTTTCGCCGTGATATAGAGACGAATGGGCGCCATGCGACGGTCGCTTTCTCCAGCGATATCGCCGAGGACGCCGCGCGCCGCGACTTCACGATGAACGCGCTCTATGCGCGCGCGGATGGCTCCGTTCTGGATCCGCTGGGCGAGGGGCTCGACGATCTCGCCGCGCGTCGGCTGCGCTTTGTCGGCGCCCCCGAGGCCCGGATTCAGGAGGATTACCTCCGTATCCTGCGGTTCTTCCGGTTCACGGCCTGGTATGCCGACCCGGCGCAGGGCCCCGATGCCGAAGGGCTCGCGGCCTGTGCGGCGAATTGCGCTGGAATAGAGACGCTTTCGCGGGAACGCGTCGGGCATGAGATGCGCAAATTGCTCGCCGCGCGGGATCCGGCGCCTGCGGTCGCGGCGATGCAGGCGGCAGGTGTCCTCGCCCGTGTCCTGCCGGGGGCGGAGGCCCGCGGTCTGGCGCCGCTCGTGCATCTTGAGGCGGATTTGGCGCCCGATTTTCTGCGAAGATTGGCGATTTTGGGCGGAATAGAGCCTTCTGAGGCACTGCGCCTGTCGAAATCCGAGACCCGCGCGCTGGCCCAGATCCATGCCGCGCTGGAGGCGGGCTTGCCGCTTGCGCAATCGGCCTATCGGTTTGGCCCGCAGGCCGCCCGAGATGCCGCGCTCATCCTCTCGGCGTCGCTCGGGCAGGAGATGGCGGCGGGTTGGCAAGCGGCGATCGCCCGCGGCGCTGCTGCGCGCCTGCCGGTGACCGCCGCCGACCTCATGCCCGCCCTGTCCGGCCCGGCGCTCGGCGGCGCCCTGAAGGAGATCGAGGCCCGCTGGCTCGCCTCCGATTTCACCCTCTCCCGCGAAGCCCTTCTCGCGCGCTTTTCCTGA